A window from Synechococcus sp. RSCCF101 encodes these proteins:
- a CDS encoding DnaJ C-terminal domain-containing protein: MAAGDYRDYFKVLGVDRGADADTIKRAFRKLARQYHPDVNPGDASAEARFKEISEAYEVLSDPDKRRRYEQFGQYWNQVGGGAGPAGVDVDFGRYGSFDDFINDLLGRFGGGGAAPGGFGFGSGFPRSGGFGGPAGGRGGVSLDAEATLSLSLRDAFRGCERTLSVNDERVQVRIPAGVQDGTRLRLKGKGNLQPSRDRRGDLYLLIRLEPHPIWRVTDQQLRAELPVSVDELVLGGDVSVATPDGPATITVPPATRPGAVLRVKGKGWPSPKGRGDLLLSLRLETPRSISERERQLLRELREARREDLRADWVRQAAL, encoded by the coding sequence ATGGCGGCAGGCGACTACCGCGATTACTTCAAGGTGCTGGGCGTGGATCGCGGCGCCGATGCCGACACGATCAAGCGGGCCTTCCGCAAGCTGGCGCGCCAGTACCACCCCGATGTGAATCCGGGCGATGCCTCGGCCGAGGCCCGCTTCAAGGAGATCAGCGAGGCCTATGAGGTGCTCTCCGATCCCGACAAGCGCCGCCGCTACGAGCAGTTCGGCCAGTACTGGAACCAGGTGGGCGGCGGCGCCGGGCCCGCTGGCGTGGATGTGGATTTCGGCCGCTACGGCAGCTTCGACGATTTCATCAACGACCTGCTCGGTCGCTTCGGCGGCGGCGGAGCCGCACCGGGCGGCTTCGGCTTCGGCAGCGGTTTCCCCCGCAGCGGCGGCTTCGGCGGTCCCGCCGGCGGGCGGGGCGGGGTGTCCCTCGATGCGGAGGCCACCCTGTCCCTGTCGCTGCGGGATGCCTTCCGCGGCTGCGAGCGGACCCTCTCGGTCAACGATGAGCGCGTGCAGGTGCGCATCCCCGCCGGCGTCCAGGACGGCACCCGTCTGCGCCTCAAGGGCAAGGGCAATCTGCAGCCGAGCCGCGACCGGCGCGGCGACCTCTACCTGCTGATCCGCCTCGAGCCCCACCCCATCTGGCGGGTGACGGATCAGCAGCTCCGGGCCGAACTGCCGGTGAGCGTCGATGAGCTGGTGCTGGGCGGAGACGTGTCGGTGGCCACCCCCGATGGCCCCGCCACGATCACGGTGCCGCCGGCCACCCGCCCCGGTGCGGTGCTGCGGGTCAAGGGCAAGGGCTGGCCCTCGCCCAAGGGTCGCGGTGATCTGCTCCTGAGCCTGCGGCTGGAGACCCCGCGCTCGATCAGCGAGCGGGAGCGCCAGCTGCTCAGGGAGCTGCGGGAGGCCCGCCGGGAGGACCTGCGGGCCGACTGGGTGCGCCAGGCCGCGCTCTGA
- the hypE gene encoding hydrogenase expression/formation protein HypE: protein MSECIRLAHGGGGQLMRQLIAEEFRPLHGGGSPLHDAATIEPPGGRLAFTTDGYVVQPLEFPGGDIGRLAVTGTANDLAMAGARPLHLSVAMVLEEGLPLAQLRRIVASMAAAARECGVVIRTGDTKVVERGKGDGLFITTSGVGQVEASRPIGPGSIRPGDRLVVSGDLGRHGLAILAIRHGLELEPPVASDCAPLWPAVERLLQAGVHPHLLRDLTRGGLAAVLQELAEDSGCPFRIEEGALPLHPAVERVCDLLGLDPLQLANEGRFLLVVAPDQLEAAMAVLGPEGGVCIGEVGRPAEAGPVPDVVLRTPYGTQRCLPPVSGELLPRIC from the coding sequence ATGAGCGAGTGCATCCGCCTCGCCCATGGCGGCGGTGGACAGCTGATGCGGCAGCTGATCGCCGAGGAGTTCCGTCCCCTCCACGGCGGCGGGTCTCCCCTTCACGACGCGGCCACCATCGAACCGCCCGGGGGGCGGCTGGCCTTCACCACCGATGGCTACGTGGTGCAGCCGCTGGAGTTCCCCGGTGGCGACATCGGCCGGCTGGCGGTGACCGGCACGGCCAACGACCTGGCCATGGCCGGTGCCCGACCCCTGCACCTCAGCGTGGCGATGGTGCTGGAGGAAGGGCTGCCCCTGGCCCAGCTGCGGCGGATCGTGGCGTCGATGGCCGCAGCCGCCCGGGAGTGCGGCGTTGTGATCCGCACCGGCGACACCAAGGTGGTGGAGCGGGGCAAGGGCGATGGCCTGTTCATCACCACCAGCGGCGTGGGGCAGGTGGAGGCCTCGCGGCCGATCGGCCCGGGCTCGATCCGCCCGGGTGACCGGCTTGTGGTGAGCGGTGACCTGGGCCGCCATGGCCTGGCGATCCTGGCCATCCGCCACGGCCTGGAGCTTGAGCCACCGGTGGCCAGCGACTGCGCGCCCCTCTGGCCCGCCGTGGAACGGCTGCTGCAGGCCGGGGTGCATCCCCACCTCCTGCGGGATCTCACCAGGGGCGGCCTGGCGGCGGTGCTGCAGGAACTGGCGGAGGACAGCGGCTGCCCCTTCCGGATCGAGGAGGGTGCCCTGCCGCTCCATCCGGCCGTGGAGCGGGTCTGCGATCTGCTCGGCCTCGACCCCCTGCAGCTGGCCAACGAAGGTCGCTTTCTGCTGGTGGTGGCCCCGGACCAGCTGGAGGCGGCCATGGCCGTGCTCGGACCCGAGGGCGGGGTGTGCATCGGTGAGGTGGGCCGGCCCGCTGAGGCCGGCCCGGTGCCGGATGTGGTGCTGCGCACGCCCTACGGCACCCAGCGCTGCCTGCCACCGGTGAGCGGCGAACTGCTGCCCCGCATCTGCTGA
- the hemB gene encoding porphobilinogen synthase — protein MELTYRPRRLRRTPALREMVRECHVRPADFIYPLFVHEGTDNEPIGAMPGAVRWSLDGLIGEVQRAWDLGIRCVVLFPKVADGLKSEDGAECFNEGGLIPRAIRRLRESHPGMTIMTDVALDPYSCDGHDGIVSSEGVVLNDETVEILCRQAVAQARAGADLIGPSDMMDGRVGAIREALDEHGFEHVGIISYAAKYASAYYGPFREALDSAPRTDASKPIPEDKSTYQMDPANAREALTEALLDEQEGADILMVKPGLAYLDVIHRLRQESEQPIAAYNVSGEYAMVKAAAERGWIDEKAVVLETLLCFKRAGADLILTYHACDAATWLREPGGA, from the coding sequence ATGGAGCTCACCTACCGCCCCCGCCGTCTGCGGCGCACCCCTGCCCTGCGTGAGATGGTGCGGGAGTGCCATGTGCGGCCGGCCGATTTCATTTATCCCCTGTTCGTGCACGAGGGGACCGACAACGAGCCGATCGGTGCCATGCCCGGCGCTGTCCGCTGGAGCCTGGATGGCCTGATCGGTGAGGTGCAGCGGGCCTGGGATCTGGGCATCCGCTGCGTGGTGCTCTTCCCCAAAGTCGCCGATGGCCTCAAGAGTGAGGACGGAGCCGAGTGCTTCAACGAGGGCGGCCTGATCCCGCGCGCCATACGCCGGCTGCGCGAGTCCCACCCGGGCATGACGATCATGACCGACGTGGCCCTCGACCCCTATTCCTGCGACGGCCATGACGGCATCGTCAGTTCCGAGGGCGTGGTGCTCAACGACGAGACAGTGGAGATCCTCTGCCGGCAGGCGGTGGCCCAGGCCCGCGCCGGAGCCGATCTGATCGGTCCCAGCGACATGATGGACGGCCGTGTGGGGGCCATCCGCGAGGCGCTCGATGAGCACGGCTTCGAGCACGTGGGCATCATCAGCTACGCCGCCAAGTACGCCTCCGCCTACTACGGCCCCTTCCGCGAGGCGCTCGATTCCGCCCCCCGCACGGATGCCTCCAAGCCGATCCCGGAGGACAAGAGCACGTATCAGATGGATCCGGCCAATGCGCGGGAGGCCCTGACCGAAGCTCTGCTCGATGAGCAGGAGGGTGCCGACATCCTCATGGTCAAGCCCGGCCTGGCCTATCTCGATGTGATCCATCGGCTGCGCCAGGAGAGCGAGCAGCCGATCGCGGCTTACAACGTGAGTGGCGAATACGCCATGGTCAAGGCGGCGGCCGAGCGCGGCTGGATCGACGAGAAGGCCGTGGTGCTGGAGACCCTGCTCTGCTTCAAGCGGGCGGGTGCGGATCTGATCCTCACCTACCACGCCTGCGATGCGGCCACCTGGTTGCGCGAGCCCGGCGGGGCGTGA
- a CDS encoding endonuclease MutS2, which yields MEEALALLEWPRLLEHLAHFAGTAAGRDRCLHLQLPGSLEASQARLSETRELLALDGLLEGGLSFDGVVTLTPLLDHCEKEGTAQGEDLLALAGTLGAGRRLRRQILDPELRPVCSALVEPVASLPELEQRLRFCLEEGGRLADRASPDLAAVRLQLEASREQRRQRLQEVMRRHASILQDTVISERRGRPVLAVKAGAQSQLAGLVHDSSASGQTVFIEPQALVPLGNRIRDLESREREEEQKLLRQLSGLVATHVPALRRLQDVLEQLDAGTARACYSQWIGGVPPVLESDPQAPFQLRGLRHPLLLWQQRRQGGAPVVPVDLQVSAAIRVVAITGPNTGGKTVTLKSVGLVALMARAGLFLPCHGTASLPWCAQVLADIGDEQSLQQNLSTFSGHIRRISRILAALAASTAPALVLLDEVGAGTDPSEGAALATALLRHLAGAARLTIATTHFGELKALKYNDERFENASVAFDDDTLSPTYHLQWGIPGRSNALAIAARLGLDSAVVDAAGELLAPAAVGEVNAVIAGLEDQRQRQQEAAEEAAALLMRAELLHEELMEGWRRQQHRTAEQQQEGRRQLEDSIRSGQKEVRRIIRRLREGTPDGEQARQAGQRLKRLQQQHRPHPERRDHSGWRPVPGERVRVLSLGKAAEVLELVEGGRQLVVRCGVMRMTVELSAIEALDGRRPAPPDPPAAAVQVRHRLPATGAGPQVRTAANTIDVRGLRVHEAEAMVEEQLRHARGPLWVIHGIGTGRLKRGLRSWLDTVPYVERVSDAEPGDGGTGCSVIWPR from the coding sequence ATGGAGGAGGCGCTGGCCCTGCTGGAGTGGCCCCGCCTGCTCGAGCACCTCGCCCATTTCGCCGGCACCGCTGCCGGACGCGATCGCTGCCTGCATCTGCAGCTCCCCGGCAGCCTGGAGGCCAGCCAGGCCCGTCTCTCGGAGACCCGTGAGCTGCTCGCCCTCGATGGTCTGCTGGAGGGAGGTCTCAGCTTCGACGGGGTGGTGACGCTCACCCCCCTGCTCGATCACTGCGAGAAGGAGGGCACGGCTCAGGGTGAGGACCTGCTGGCCCTGGCCGGAACCCTGGGCGCGGGGCGCCGGCTGCGGCGGCAGATTCTCGATCCGGAGCTGCGGCCGGTCTGCAGCGCCCTGGTGGAGCCGGTGGCCTCCCTGCCGGAGCTGGAACAGCGGCTGCGCTTCTGCCTGGAGGAGGGAGGGCGCCTGGCCGATCGGGCCAGCCCGGATCTCGCCGCCGTGCGGCTGCAGCTGGAGGCCAGCCGTGAGCAGCGCCGCCAGCGGCTGCAGGAGGTGATGCGGCGCCATGCCTCGATCCTGCAGGACACGGTGATCAGCGAGCGCCGCGGCCGGCCCGTGCTCGCGGTCAAGGCCGGAGCCCAGTCCCAGCTGGCGGGCCTGGTGCACGACAGCTCGGCCTCCGGTCAGACCGTCTTCATCGAACCCCAGGCCCTCGTTCCCCTGGGCAACCGCATCCGCGATCTGGAGAGCCGGGAGCGGGAGGAGGAACAGAAGCTGCTGCGTCAGCTCAGTGGCCTGGTGGCCACGCACGTGCCGGCTCTGCGCCGGCTGCAGGATGTGCTGGAGCAGCTGGATGCGGGCACGGCCCGGGCCTGCTACAGCCAGTGGATCGGCGGTGTGCCGCCGGTGCTGGAGTCCGATCCGCAGGCGCCGTTCCAGCTGCGCGGTCTGCGCCATCCGCTGCTGCTCTGGCAGCAGCGCCGCCAGGGGGGTGCGCCGGTGGTGCCGGTCGATCTGCAGGTGTCGGCCGCGATCCGGGTGGTGGCGATCACCGGCCCCAACACCGGCGGCAAGACCGTGACCCTCAAGAGTGTGGGTCTGGTGGCGCTGATGGCCCGCGCCGGCCTGTTCCTGCCCTGCCACGGCACCGCCAGCCTGCCCTGGTGTGCCCAGGTGCTGGCGGACATCGGCGATGAGCAGTCGCTGCAGCAGAACCTCTCCACCTTCAGCGGCCACATCCGCCGCATCAGTCGCATCCTGGCCGCCCTGGCCGCTTCGACCGCACCGGCCCTCGTGCTGCTCGACGAGGTGGGAGCCGGCACCGATCCCTCGGAGGGGGCCGCCCTGGCCACCGCCCTGCTGCGCCACCTCGCCGGCGCGGCCCGCCTCACGATCGCCACCACCCATTTCGGTGAGCTCAAGGCGCTCAAGTACAACGACGAGCGCTTCGAGAACGCCTCCGTTGCCTTTGACGACGACACCCTCTCGCCCACCTATCACCTGCAATGGGGCATCCCCGGCCGCAGCAATGCGCTCGCCATCGCCGCCCGCCTCGGCCTGGACTCCGCTGTGGTGGATGCGGCCGGGGAGCTGCTGGCTCCGGCGGCCGTGGGAGAGGTCAACGCGGTGATCGCCGGCCTGGAGGACCAGCGGCAGCGCCAGCAGGAAGCGGCGGAGGAGGCCGCGGCGCTGCTGATGCGCGCCGAGCTGCTGCATGAGGAGCTGATGGAGGGCTGGCGCCGGCAGCAGCACCGCACCGCCGAGCAGCAGCAGGAGGGGCGCCGTCAGCTGGAGGATTCGATCCGCTCCGGCCAGAAGGAGGTGCGCCGCATCATCCGGCGCCTGCGGGAGGGAACTCCGGATGGAGAGCAGGCCCGCCAGGCCGGCCAGCGGCTCAAGCGCCTCCAGCAGCAGCACAGGCCCCACCCGGAACGGCGCGACCACAGCGGCTGGCGGCCTGTGCCCGGCGAGCGGGTGCGGGTGCTCTCCCTCGGTAAGGCGGCCGAGGTGCTGGAACTGGTGGAGGGAGGACGCCAGCTGGTGGTGCGCTGCGGTGTGATGCGGATGACGGTGGAGCTGAGCGCGATCGAGGCCCTCGATGGCCGCCGCCCGGCTCCTCCCGATCCACCGGCAGCGGCGGTGCAGGTGCGTCACCGCCTGCCGGCGACCGGAGCCGGACCTCAGGTGCGCACTGCCGCCAACACCAT